The nucleotide sequence TTTACCTCTTTGGAGATAACGTGGAAGACCGCCTGGGGCACCTGCGTTACCTGGTTTTTTATCTGCTCTGCGGGCTTGCAGCAGGACTGACCCACCTGTTTACCAACTGGAGATCTCCCTTGCCCACCATAGGAGCCAGCGGAGCCATCTCAGGGGTCATGGGGGCATATCTGGTCCTCTTTCCAGGAGCCAGGATACTCACCCTCTTGCCCATATTTTTCTTCATTCAACTGGTGGAAGTGCCTGCCTTTGTTTTCCTGGGCCTTTGGTTCCTGATGCAGATTCTCTCGGCAGGAGCAGGTTCAGGACAGGCCGGCGGAGTGGCCTGGTGGGCCCATATTGGGGGATTCGTAGTTGGGATAGCTCTGTTGAAATTCTCCCAACTTCTGCCGCCCATTGCACTGGAGAGGCCTTTACAAAGCCACACCCTCAGGAAGAGGACCCCCAGGCTCCAAAGACTTGGCGGATTTGAGCCTCTGGAATCCCTGGATATAAGGGGCTGGATTACTGTAAGTCCCAAAGAGGCAGTCTCAGGCACACGAAAGCTAATATCCGTGAAATACGGACTCATGCAAAAAAACTTCCTGGTCACGATTCCTCCAGGAACCAGGGATGGCACGGTTCTCAGATTGGGGGGCTTGGGTCTTAGAAACGATCGAGGAGATGTGGGGGATCTTTACCTGCATGTCAAAGTGGTGCCTGAGGGTCTGAGCTAAGCCCTTATCAAAAAACATAACCCTGATTATTCGCCAAGACTCATAAAATTTGGGGCTCCATACACGAATTTGTGGGTGGGATTGGTTTATAGGGACTTGAAAGCATGAATCAAATCCCGTACTTCCTATT is from bacterium and encodes:
- a CDS encoding rhomboid family intramembrane serine protease, coding for MIPIRDINRSQTFPLVNYILIALNVLAFIWQMSLGARLEKIFFLYGLVPLRYSDPAVATNFSTLEQLLPFLTSIFLHGGIFHLLGNMWSLYLFGDNVEDRLGHLRYLVFYLLCGLAAGLTHLFTNWRSPLPTIGASGAISGVMGAYLVLFPGARILTLLPIFFFIQLVEVPAFVFLGLWFLMQILSAGAGSGQAGGVAWWAHIGGFVVGIALLKFSQLLPPIALERPLQSHTLRKRTPRLQRLGGFEPLESLDIRGWITVSPKEAVSGTRKLISVKYGLMQKNFLVTIPPGTRDGTVLRLGGLGLRNDRGDVGDLYLHVKVVPEGLS